The following are encoded in a window of Anopheles stephensi strain Indian chromosome X, UCI_ANSTEP_V1.0, whole genome shotgun sequence genomic DNA:
- the LOC118516782 gene encoding serine protease persephone-like isoform X2, translating to MIASDRWCRREPVGDLLRLVLLGTVVGHAALLAADQILIEDDTMLYGDACELKNGTAGVCRPANRCDWVLERPWPLDALVTCSFNQSLPIVCCPLRLESRLKSAPMVKRTSTVQCEQFPNATGLADHIFNGVAAQFGEFPYMAALGYGAPNGSDARSPSLFRCAASLISPRFLLTAAHCLREMPVFARLGVIELQPARTVDEPLDIAIRNATPHPDYHPVTYQNDIALLELAEPLTGDWPFVDPICLYANATGSLPEETELSVQGWGTTQPGDTEPATHLMKANVRLIERKVCESSVPRTRRNPTGLHPGQLCALGRNERNDTIADTCPGDSGGPLELSVDGRHYLVGITSNGYACGSPIPGIYTEVSHYLDWIESIVWPST from the exons ATGATCGCTTCCGATCGCTGGTGCCGTCGAGAACCGGTCGGTGACTTGCTGAGACTGGTGCTGCTGGGGACCGTCGTCGGCCATGCCGCCCTGCTGGCTGCCGATCAGATCCTGATCGAAGATGACACGATGTTGTACG GTGATGCGTGCGAGCTGAAGAATGGTACCGCTGGCGTATGCCGGCCGGCGAATCGGTGTGATTGGGTGCTGGAGCGTCCGTGGCCATTGGATGCGTTAGTTACCTGCTCGTTCAACCAGTCGCTACCGATCGTGTGCTGTCCGCTGCGGCTAGAGTCACGTCTGAAGAGTGCGCCGATGGTGAAGCGCACCAGCACGGTACAGTGCGAACAGTTCCCGAACGCTACGGGACTGGCGGATCACATCTTCAACGGTGTTGCGGCACAGTTTGGCGAATTCCCGTACATGGCTGCGCTTGGGTACGGTGCACCGAACGGGTCGGATGCTCGCTCACCGTCACTGTTCCGGTGTGCGGCCAGCCTCATCTCGCCCCGGTTTCTGCTAACCGCTGCCCACTGTCTGCGGGAAATGCCCGTGTTTGCACGGCTCGGCGTAATCGAGCTGCAGCCGGCCCGCACCGTCGACGAACCACTGGACATTGCGATCCGGAACGCAACACCCCACCCGGACTACCATCCCGTCACGTACCAGAACGATATTGCGCTGCTGGAACTGGCCGAACCACTGACCGGTGACTGGCCGTTCGTCGATCCGATATGTCTGTATGCGAACGCGACCGGAAGTCTACCGGAGGAGACGGAACTATCGGTGCAGGGCTGGGGTACCACACAACCGGGTGATACGGAACCAGCGACACATCTGATGAAGGCGAACGTACGCCTCATCGAGCGGAAGGTGTGTGAGAGCAGTGTACCGCGCACTCGGCGTAATCCGACCGGGCTTCACCCAGGGCAGCTGTGTGCGCTAGGGCGGAACGAACGGAACGATACGATCGCCGATACCTGCCCGGGAGATTCGGGTGGACCGCTGGAGCTGAGCGTGGATGGGCGCCACTATCTCGTCGGTATTACGTCGAACGGGTACGCGTGCGGTTCACCCATCCCGGGCATCTACACCGAGGTGTCACACTACCTCGATTGGATCGAATCGATTGTGTGGCCGAGCACGTAA
- the LOC118516910 gene encoding uncharacterized protein LOC118516910, producing MISLQFVLVGVLLHLLSASADGKDHNYIFDASELDCPGNVTHGPITLTAYHPLFDSDRKRDYLDAQNRKLYTLQEYLDNRAPYVTVGMDPDLKLPYGKEACIPELNRHFRRAVRLQVRDTHEDLRGGGMRRVDICVRTQEDSYDDIVNMLQVTLVL from the exons ATGATCTCGCTACAGTTTGTGCTAGTCGGTGTTCTACTGCATCTGCTTTCCGCATCTGCCGACGGCAAAGATCACAATT ACATTTTCGATGCGTCCGAGCTGGACTGTCCGGGCAATGTGACGCACGGACCGATCACGCTCACCGCCTACCATCCACTGTTCGATTCGGACCGGAAGCGTGACTATCTGGACGCCCAGAACCGCAAGCTGTACACGCTGCAGGAATATCTGGACAATCGGGCACCGTACGTGACGGTTGGGATGGATCCGGACTTGAAGCTACCGTACGGCAAGGAGGCCTGCATACCCGAGCTGAACCGCCATTTTAGACGAGCCGTTCGGTTGCAGGTGCGTGACACACACGAGGATCTGCGTGGTGGTGGCATGCGACGGGTAGATATCTGCGTACGCACACAGGAGGACAGTTATGATGATATCGTTAACATGCTGCAAGTGACACTCGTACTGTAA
- the LOC118516798 gene encoding serine protease persephone-like isoform X1 — protein sequence MRCSRRPVSRPVVAAVWTDRPLLLYTSVLLTVLHILPVDIVSGSAGDFNFPIDSDSLYEGDKCGLPGTRTGICRKAALCPHGIRSNGARCEFSGNDPVVCCPDTTQSTGDATSNRITIRIAKQECERFSSGSTHLTDHVSGRRLEADRGEFPFMSLVVFGGENSEGTRCGASLIAPRFLLTAAHCFRDASPAKVYLGIILPNDAEKDEYLVRQLHTHEEYRSRRNDIALLELEKDVVFKRDVSPVCLNTDVSEIGPTVNLTVMGWGSDGNGMRADKLWKAVVNEIPLDQCKQMYRSANLSVSITDDQLCALGEIWQDEYTDACEGDSGGPLVMRVRQKFYIVGVVSTGAPCGGQIPGLYTRVTRYLDWIEQRVWGGSQS from the exons ATGCGGTGCTCACGTCGTCCGGTGTCCCGTCCTGTAGTGGCGGCAGTGTGGACTGACCGACCGCTTCTGCTCTACACATCCGTCCTGCTTACCGTGCTACACATCCTGCCTGTGGATATCGTGAGCGGGAGTGCGGGTGACTTTAACTTCCCGATCGATTCCGATAGCCTCTACG AGGGTGACAAGTGTGGTCTGCCCGGAACGCGGACAGGCATCTGCCGGAAGGCGGCCCTGTGCCCGCACGGTATACGCTCGAACGGTGCCCGCTGCGAGTTCAGTGGGAACGATCCAGTGGTGTGCTGTCCGGACACCACGCAGAGTACCGGCGACGCTACCAGCAATCGTATTACGATCCGCATCGCCAAGCAGGAGTGTGAACGTTTCAGTAGCGGATCGACACACCTTACCGATCATGTGTCGGGCCGGCGGCTGGAGGCGGACCGGGGCGAGTTCCCGTTTATGTCGCTGGTGGTATTCGGCGGCGAGAATTCGGAAGGTACACGGTGCGGTGCGTCACTGATTGCGCCAAGGTTTCTGCTGACGGCGGCCCACTGCTTCCGGGACGCGTCGCCTGCGAAGGTGTACCTGGGCATCATCCTGCCGAACGATGCGGAAAAGGACGAGTACTTGGTGCGGCAGCTACACACGCACGAGGAGTACCGCTCCCGGCGGAATGATATAGCgctgctggagctggagaAGGATGTCGTGTTCAAGCGAGACGTTAGCCCGGTCTGTCTCAACACGGACGTTAGCGAGATTGGACCGACGGTGAACCTCACAGTGATGGGTTGGGGCAGCGATGGAAATG GTATGCGAGCCGACAAACTTTGGAAGGCGGTGGTCAACGAGATACCGCTGGACCAGTGCAAACAGATGTACCGATCCGCCAACCTGTCCGTCAGCATTACCGACGATCAGCTCTGTGCGCTGGGCGAAATCTGGCAGGATGAGTATACGGACGCGTGCGAGGGCGATTCCGGTGGCCCGCTGGTGATGCGCGTTCGACAAAAGTTCTACATCGTCGGGGTGGTATCGACCGGTGCGCCCTGCGGTGGTCAAATTCCCGGCCTATACACCCGTGTCACCCGCTACCTGGACTGGATTGAGCAACGTGTCTGGGGCGGCAGCCAGAGCTGA
- the LOC118516782 gene encoding serine protease persephone-like isoform X1, with translation MIASDRWCRREPVGDLLRLVLLGTVVGHAALLAADQILIEDDTMLYEGDACELKNGTAGVCRPANRCDWVLERPWPLDALVTCSFNQSLPIVCCPLRLESRLKSAPMVKRTSTVQCEQFPNATGLADHIFNGVAAQFGEFPYMAALGYGAPNGSDARSPSLFRCAASLISPRFLLTAAHCLREMPVFARLGVIELQPARTVDEPLDIAIRNATPHPDYHPVTYQNDIALLELAEPLTGDWPFVDPICLYANATGSLPEETELSVQGWGTTQPGDTEPATHLMKANVRLIERKVCESSVPRTRRNPTGLHPGQLCALGRNERNDTIADTCPGDSGGPLELSVDGRHYLVGITSNGYACGSPIPGIYTEVSHYLDWIESIVWPST, from the exons ATGATCGCTTCCGATCGCTGGTGCCGTCGAGAACCGGTCGGTGACTTGCTGAGACTGGTGCTGCTGGGGACCGTCGTCGGCCATGCCGCCCTGCTGGCTGCCGATCAGATCCTGATCGAAGATGACACGATGTTGTACG AAGGTGATGCGTGCGAGCTGAAGAATGGTACCGCTGGCGTATGCCGGCCGGCGAATCGGTGTGATTGGGTGCTGGAGCGTCCGTGGCCATTGGATGCGTTAGTTACCTGCTCGTTCAACCAGTCGCTACCGATCGTGTGCTGTCCGCTGCGGCTAGAGTCACGTCTGAAGAGTGCGCCGATGGTGAAGCGCACCAGCACGGTACAGTGCGAACAGTTCCCGAACGCTACGGGACTGGCGGATCACATCTTCAACGGTGTTGCGGCACAGTTTGGCGAATTCCCGTACATGGCTGCGCTTGGGTACGGTGCACCGAACGGGTCGGATGCTCGCTCACCGTCACTGTTCCGGTGTGCGGCCAGCCTCATCTCGCCCCGGTTTCTGCTAACCGCTGCCCACTGTCTGCGGGAAATGCCCGTGTTTGCACGGCTCGGCGTAATCGAGCTGCAGCCGGCCCGCACCGTCGACGAACCACTGGACATTGCGATCCGGAACGCAACACCCCACCCGGACTACCATCCCGTCACGTACCAGAACGATATTGCGCTGCTGGAACTGGCCGAACCACTGACCGGTGACTGGCCGTTCGTCGATCCGATATGTCTGTATGCGAACGCGACCGGAAGTCTACCGGAGGAGACGGAACTATCGGTGCAGGGCTGGGGTACCACACAACCGGGTGATACGGAACCAGCGACACATCTGATGAAGGCGAACGTACGCCTCATCGAGCGGAAGGTGTGTGAGAGCAGTGTACCGCGCACTCGGCGTAATCCGACCGGGCTTCACCCAGGGCAGCTGTGTGCGCTAGGGCGGAACGAACGGAACGATACGATCGCCGATACCTGCCCGGGAGATTCGGGTGGACCGCTGGAGCTGAGCGTGGATGGGCGCCACTATCTCGTCGGTATTACGTCGAACGGGTACGCGTGCGGTTCACCCATCCCGGGCATCTACACCGAGGTGTCACACTACCTCGATTGGATCGAATCGATTGTGTGGCCGAGCACGTAA
- the LOC118516756 gene encoding forkhead box protein I1c isoform X2: MEVVCQLHLQLQKERDRLQAMILHLNKKNEMLRTPATLFGGSFLSQLPAIPPLPTTASPAATVPPTGPFDLIAGLRFPAEQLAADMVQGAFAARLPHQQQHHVGIGSSTGSAHHHLHHHHGPQQQQQQQQQQHQQQSSLHSLSPPVPGMHHGTGPTPTSGPAGSTGKSSKGGGAVRPKYFSPQDSDELNYPDVQDDVHKNREFYRSHDVRPPFTYASLIRQAIIESPEKQLTLNEIYNWFQNTFCYFRRNAATWKNAIRTNLSLHKCFVRYEDDFGSFWMVDDHEFLKRRHLSRGRPRKYDISMPPLTDPTTGAPVSARPPTTTSTEPPISSGEHELHHDDPMAAGSGEGVYGGSDYTGGQCTGVGETGGSGGRPAVPATEKELHTISTRRPAGTKKSDYSRR; the protein is encoded by the exons ATGGAGGTGGTATGTCAGCTACACCTCCAGCTGCAGAAGGAGCGCGACCGGCTACAGGCAATGATTTTGCATCTGAACAAGAAGAACGAGATGCTGCGTACACCGGCCACCCTGTTCGGTGGTTCGTTTCTGTCGCAGCTGCCCGCGATACCACCGCTACCGACCACTGCATCACCGGCCGCTACCGTACCACCAACCGGTCCGTTCGATCTGATCGCCGGGTTGCGTTTTCCGGCCGAACAGCTAGCGGCAGATATGGTGCAGGGTGCATTTGCGGCCCGCCTaccccaccagcagcagcatcacgtcGGGATCGGGTCGTCGACAGGTTCGGCCCATCACCATCTGCATCATCACCATggtccacagcagcagcagcagcagcagcagcagcaacaccagcaacaatcGTCTCTACATTCGCTTTCGCCACCGGTACCGGGTATGCATCACGGTACGGGACCTACGCCCACATCCGGACCGGCTGGAAGTACAGGGAAATCTTCCAAAGGTGGGGGCGCTGTACGGCCCAAGTACTTCTCCCCGCAGGACAGTGATG AGCTTAACTATCCGGATGTACAGGATG ATGTGCACAAGAATAGAGAGTTTTATCGCAGCCATGATGTACGTCCACCATTCACGTATGCGTCACTCATCCGTCAG GCCATCATCGAATCGCCCGAAAAGCAGCTAACGCTGAACGAAATCTACAACTGGTTCCAGAACACGTTCTGCTACTTCCGACGCAATGCCGCTACCTGGAAG AACGCAATACGTACCAATCTGTCGCTGCACAAGTGCTTCGTACGGTATGAGGACGATTTCGGTTCGTTCTGGATGGTGGATGATCACGAGTTTCTCAAGCGCCGCCATCTGTCCCGCGGCCGGCCCCGGAAGTACGACATCTCGATGCCACCGCTTACCGACCCCACCACCGGTGCGCCGGTGTCCGCCCGCCCGCctaccaccacctccaccgaaccGCCGATCTCTTCCGGTGAGCATGAGCTGCACCACGACGATCCAATGGCGGCCGGAAGTGGGGAGGGCGTGTACGGCGGTTCGGACTACACCGGTGGTCAGTGTACCGGGGTCGGTGAGACGGGTGGCAGTGGTGGTAGGCCGGCCGTACCCGCTACTGAGAAAGAGCTCCACACCATATCCACCAGACGTCCGGCGGGGACGAAGAAGTCCGACTACAGCAGACGGTAA
- the LOC118516756 gene encoding hepatocyte nuclear factor 3-gamma isoform X1, with the protein MEVVCQLHLQLQKERDRLQAMILHLNKKNEMLRTPATLFGGSFLSQLPAIPPLPTTASPAATVPPTGPFDLIAGLRFPAEQLAADMVQGAFAARLPHQQQHHVGIGSSTGSAHHHLHHHHGPQQQQQQQQQQHQQQSSLHSLSPPVPGMHHGTGPTPTSGPAGSTGKSSKGGGAVRPKYFSPQDSDELNYPDVQDDVHKNREFYRSHDVRPPFTYASLIRQAIIESPEKQLTLNEIYNWFQNTFCYFRRNAATWKNAVRHNLSLHKCFMRVENIKGAVWTVNEAEFCKRRPQKLGIMQFKFQQQQQQQQQHHQHHPNPSQSGGGHHHGKKKQTPPAAALPASPASPPHPAPTHHTLPESPRAAIVASVANTLKPPPPPFFYKRFVYFVKLSPPLSLPLPLPFLA; encoded by the exons ATGGAGGTGGTATGTCAGCTACACCTCCAGCTGCAGAAGGAGCGCGACCGGCTACAGGCAATGATTTTGCATCTGAACAAGAAGAACGAGATGCTGCGTACACCGGCCACCCTGTTCGGTGGTTCGTTTCTGTCGCAGCTGCCCGCGATACCACCGCTACCGACCACTGCATCACCGGCCGCTACCGTACCACCAACCGGTCCGTTCGATCTGATCGCCGGGTTGCGTTTTCCGGCCGAACAGCTAGCGGCAGATATGGTGCAGGGTGCATTTGCGGCCCGCCTaccccaccagcagcagcatcacgtcGGGATCGGGTCGTCGACAGGTTCGGCCCATCACCATCTGCATCATCACCATggtccacagcagcagcagcagcagcagcagcagcaacaccagcaacaatcGTCTCTACATTCGCTTTCGCCACCGGTACCGGGTATGCATCACGGTACGGGACCTACGCCCACATCCGGACCGGCTGGAAGTACAGGGAAATCTTCCAAAGGTGGGGGCGCTGTACGGCCCAAGTACTTCTCCCCGCAGGACAGTGATG AGCTTAACTATCCGGATGTACAGGATG ATGTGCACAAGAATAGAGAGTTTTATCGCAGCCATGATGTACGTCCACCATTCACGTATGCGTCACTCATCCGTCAG GCCATCATCGAATCGCCCGAAAAGCAGCTAACGCTGAACGAAATCTACAACTGGTTCCAGAACACGTTCTGCTACTTCCGACGCAATGCCGCTACCTGGAAG AATGCCGTACGGCACAACCTGTCGCTGCACAAGTGTTTCATGCGGGTGGAAAACATAAAGGGCGCCGTATGGACGGTGAACGAAGCCGAGTTCTGTAAGCGTCGCCCCCAGAAGCTTGGCATCATGCAGTTTAagttccagcagcagcagcagcagcagcagcaacatcatcaacaccatcCCAACCCGTCGCAATCCGGCGGTGGACATCATCACGgcaagaagaagcagacgccaccggcagcagcactacCTGCGTCGCCCGCATCTCCACCACACCCGGCACCGACGCACCACACGTTGCCGGAATCTCCCCGTGCCGCCATTGTGGCCAGTGTTGCCAACACGCTcaaaccaccgccaccgccattCTTCTACAAACGGTTCGTTTACTTTGTTAAACTATCTCCTCCACTTTCTCTCCCACTCCCCCTCCCTTTCCTGGCATGA
- the LOC118516919 gene encoding serine protease persephone-like — translation MRMPCAVLKRCRWPALLLAALHFASCSVNAEGFEDDECKLHTGEQGICRLASNCAWLRPALRAHEITHKQLVNCGFDREEPIICCRTTDVPSIKAERVGVRPAVKACSMYDGKRSQLSYHIIGGSEADSGDVPFIGALGYKGQDTEAYKWACGSSLITPLFLVTAAHCIATIHGDPVVVRMGTLNLMAPVDPDEVQDRPIKKIIVHPKYKTSQKYDDIALLEVESPFQFDAVVQPTCLHTEDTDLDASTTLYAAGWAVPAKGDACELRDGTAGVCTDATACPWFLEEIVKKRRFADRVSCGFDGLVEVICCKTNGTAGAHPLGVRSRLACEQVPKYSSRLTFHIIDGEEASEGEFPFMAALGYPTDDEAQNVSYRCGASLISTDFLLTAAHCIPMSDRPTVAILGTNNLAPGNHGVVVGIKAFFPHPEYRTNRNYHDIALIQLERRIENEPDVNPICLNDDLQDLPEDTVLTAEGYGIIDLDRNLRSNQLMKVNLTTVPWQKCNQSFADSNLLKNNRKLPQGIVATQYCATGRENEETKVVGDTCQGDSGGPLQILDDGKYKLVGVTSFGNGCGSNTPSVSTRVAAYIEWIESIVWA, via the exons ATGCGAATGCCGTGTGCGGTACTCAAACGGTGTCGGTGGCCGGCATTATTACTGGCAGCCCTGCATTTTGCAAGCTGCTCCGTAAACGCAGAAGGATTCG AGGACGATGAGTGTAAGCTACACACTGGTGAGCAGGGTATATGCCGGCTGGCTAGTAACTGTGCCTGGTTGCGGCCGGCACTGCGTGCACACGAGATCACACACAAGCAGCTGGTCAACTGTGGGTTCGATCGCGAAGAACCGATTATCTGCTGCCGTACCACCGATGTACCTTCAATCAAAGCGGA ACGGGTTGGCGTGCGGCCAGCGGTGAAGGCCTGCTCGATGTACGATGGCAAACGGTCGCAGCTGTCGTACCACATCATCGGTGGCAGCGAAGCGGACAGTGGTGACGTCCCGTTTATCGGTGCACTGGGGTACAAGGGACAGGACACCGAGGCGTACAAGTGGGCGTGCGGTAGTAGCCTGATCACGCCCCTGTTCCTGGTCACGGCAGCACACTGCATTGCCACCATCCACGGTGACCCGGTGGTAGTGCGGATGGGCACGCTCAACCTGATGGCACCCGTCGATCCGGATGAAGTTCAGGATCGCCCAATTAAG AAAATTATTGTACACCCGAAGTACAAAACCAGCCAGAAGTATGACGACATCGCACTGTTGGAGGTAGAGAGCCCGTTTCAGTTCGACGCCGTAGTACAGCCGACCTGTCTGCATACGGAGGACACCGATCTGGACGCTTCCACCACACTGTATGCCGCTGGTTGGG CAGTGCCAGCGA AGGGAGATGCGTGCGAGCTACGCGACGGAACTGCTGGCGTCTGCACGGATGCGACGGCCTGTCCCTGGTTTCTGGAGGAGATCGTTAAGAAACGCCGCTTTGCCGACCGTGTCTCGTGCGGGTTCGATGGGCTGGTGGAGGTGATCTGCTGCAAAACGAACGGTACCGCCGGTGCCCACCCGTTGGGCGTACGGTCCCGGCTGGCCTGTGAGCAGGTGCCAAAGTACTCCTCACGCCTGACCTTTCACATCATCGACGGTGAGGAGGCAAGCGAGGGTGAGTTCCCGTTCATGGCGGCCCTCGGCTACCCGACGGACGATGAGGCCCAAAATGTAAGCTACCGGTGCGGGGCGAGCCTCATATCGACCGATTTTCTGCTCACCGCTGCCCACTGCATCCCGATGAGCGATCGGCCAACGGTAGCGATTCTCGGCACCAACAATCTTGCCCCCGGCAATCACGGTGTGGTGGTGGGCATAAAG GCATTCTTCCCGCATCCGGAGTATAGGACCAACCGTAACTATCACGACATCGCACTGATACAGCTTGAGCGCAGGATCGAAAATGAGCCGGACGTGAACCCGATCTGCCTGAATGACGATCTGCAGGATCTGCCCGAGGATACGGTACTCACCGCGGAAGGTTACGGTATCATCGATCTGGATC GTAACCTGCGGTCGAACCAGCTGATGAAGGTAAACCTTACGACGGTACCGTGGCAAAAGTGCAACCAAAGCTTCGCGGACAGCAATCTGCTCAAGAACAACCGGAAGCTGCCGCAGGGTATCGTCGCGACGCAGTACTGCGCAACCGGGCGGGAAAACGAAGAAACGAAGGTGGTCGGTGACACGTGCCAGGGCGATTCCGGTGGACCGCTGCAAATACTGGACGATGGCAAGTACAAGCTGGTTGGTGTTACCTCGTTCGGGAACGGTTGCGGCAGTAATACGCCCAGTGTGTCCACCCGTGTCGCTGCCTACATCGAATGGATCGAGAGCATCGTGTGGGCATAA
- the LOC118516798 gene encoding serine protease persephone-like isoform X2, with product MDRRFSAFVLLLVSLSSVVVLAAPSPDTIFMDTVLYEGDKCGLPGTRTGICRKAALCPHGIRSNGARCEFSGNDPVVCCPDTTQSTGDATSNRITIRIAKQECERFSSGSTHLTDHVSGRRLEADRGEFPFMSLVVFGGENSEGTRCGASLIAPRFLLTAAHCFRDASPAKVYLGIILPNDAEKDEYLVRQLHTHEEYRSRRNDIALLELEKDVVFKRDVSPVCLNTDVSEIGPTVNLTVMGWGSDGNGMRADKLWKAVVNEIPLDQCKQMYRSANLSVSITDDQLCALGEIWQDEYTDACEGDSGGPLVMRVRQKFYIVGVVSTGAPCGGQIPGLYTRVTRYLDWIEQRVWGGSQS from the exons ATGGATCGACGATTCAGTGcgttcgtgctgctgctggtcagcTTGTCCAGTGTTGTCGTGCTGGCTGCTCCCTCCCCGGACACCATCTTCATGGACACTGTTCTTTACG AGGGTGACAAGTGTGGTCTGCCCGGAACGCGGACAGGCATCTGCCGGAAGGCGGCCCTGTGCCCGCACGGTATACGCTCGAACGGTGCCCGCTGCGAGTTCAGTGGGAACGATCCAGTGGTGTGCTGTCCGGACACCACGCAGAGTACCGGCGACGCTACCAGCAATCGTATTACGATCCGCATCGCCAAGCAGGAGTGTGAACGTTTCAGTAGCGGATCGACACACCTTACCGATCATGTGTCGGGCCGGCGGCTGGAGGCGGACCGGGGCGAGTTCCCGTTTATGTCGCTGGTGGTATTCGGCGGCGAGAATTCGGAAGGTACACGGTGCGGTGCGTCACTGATTGCGCCAAGGTTTCTGCTGACGGCGGCCCACTGCTTCCGGGACGCGTCGCCTGCGAAGGTGTACCTGGGCATCATCCTGCCGAACGATGCGGAAAAGGACGAGTACTTGGTGCGGCAGCTACACACGCACGAGGAGTACCGCTCCCGGCGGAATGATATAGCgctgctggagctggagaAGGATGTCGTGTTCAAGCGAGACGTTAGCCCGGTCTGTCTCAACACGGACGTTAGCGAGATTGGACCGACGGTGAACCTCACAGTGATGGGTTGGGGCAGCGATGGAAATG GTATGCGAGCCGACAAACTTTGGAAGGCGGTGGTCAACGAGATACCGCTGGACCAGTGCAAACAGATGTACCGATCCGCCAACCTGTCCGTCAGCATTACCGACGATCAGCTCTGTGCGCTGGGCGAAATCTGGCAGGATGAGTATACGGACGCGTGCGAGGGCGATTCCGGTGGCCCGCTGGTGATGCGCGTTCGACAAAAGTTCTACATCGTCGGGGTGGTATCGACCGGTGCGCCCTGCGGTGGTCAAATTCCCGGCCTATACACCCGTGTCACCCGCTACCTGGACTGGATTGAGCAACGTGTCTGGGGCGGCAGCCAGAGCTGA
- the LOC118516900 gene encoding uncharacterized protein LOC118516900 — protein MFATSSMLFCAGVTLLHLFGSALGTPVDASSVHVTVETIPDLEAFRKANPDLHTAPLTPRTEQVTEAGSTRQVITYSVGAHAAGERLVGISSDQLSWPTPQDVQLEVRYPTAGVGAVVTYVEVQVNQSSSTGRGYIVSGGVGQRNIRLVIEAYNTLFFHYQAAIYGW, from the coding sequence ATGTTCGCAACATCAAGCATGCTGTTCTGTGCGGGCGTTACGCTGCTTCACCTGTTCGGCAGTGCCCTCGGTACACCGGTGGATGCTTCGTCCGTGCACGTTACCGTCGAAACCATACCGGATCTGGAAGCGTTCCGGAAGGCAAATCCCGACCTACACACTGCACCACTCACGCCTCGCACCGAGCAGGTAACGGAGGCGGGCAGTACGCGGCAGGTGATCACTTACAGTGTCGGTGCGCACGCGGCCGGCGAACGGTTGGTCGGCATTTCCTCCGATCAGCTCTCCTGGCCGACACCGCAAGACGTGCAGCTCGAGGTGCGATATCCTACCGCGGGTGTTGGTGCCGTCGTGACGTACGTCGAGGTACAGGTGAACCAGAGTTCGTCCACCGGCCGGGGCTACATTGTGTCGGGTGGTGTGGGCCAGCGCAACATACGGCTGGTAATCGAAGCGTACAACACACTCTTCTTCCACTATCAGGCCGCCATCTATGGATGGTAA